From Oncorhynchus masou masou isolate Uvic2021 unplaced genomic scaffold, UVic_Omas_1.1 unplaced_scaffold_6219, whole genome shotgun sequence, one genomic window encodes:
- the LOC135536468 gene encoding noelin-3-like: MKMENQMKGLQTTLRQIEDDRKTIITRNFQELKNKMDELQPLIPVLEQYKTDAQLISSFKEEIRNLSMVLTAIQEEMGAYDYDELYQRVLRLDSRLHNCMGKLTCGKLMKITGPVTIKTSGTRFGAWMTDPQASHRNNR; the protein is encoded by the exons ATGAAGATGGAGAATCAGATGAAAGGGCTCCAGACCACGCTCAGACAGATAGAAGACGACAGGAAGACCATTATAACCAGGAACTTCCAG GAGCTGAAGAACAAGATGGATGAGCTGCAGCCTCTGATCCCTGTGTTGGAGCAGTACAAGACAGACGCCCAGCTCATCTCCTCCTTTAAAGAGGAGATcaggaacctgtctatggtgCTCACAGCTATtcaggaggagatgggggcataCGACTATGACGAGCTCTACCAGAGGGTCCTCAGACTGGACAGCAGGCTGCACAACTGCATGGGCAAACTCA CATGTGGGAAATTAATGAAAATCACTGGACCTGTAACAATAAAGACATCTGGCACCCGGTTTGGAGCATGGATGACTGACCCACAGGCCTCTCATAGGAACAACAGG